In Sphingomonas phyllosphaerae, one DNA window encodes the following:
- the fliE gene encoding flagellar hook-basal body complex protein FliE — protein sequence MSAIGGVGGVDRVMALRAQILERNAALNRTSGAASAAPAPAAGGAANATSFADTMQSAIAKVNDGQQKASALSEQYERGETVDIAKVMLARQEASVGFEATLQVRNKILSAYKDIMSMPV from the coding sequence ATGAGCGCGATCGGAGGCGTCGGCGGTGTCGACCGGGTGATGGCGCTGCGCGCGCAGATCCTGGAACGCAACGCCGCCCTGAACCGCACCAGCGGCGCGGCGTCGGCCGCCCCTGCCCCGGCGGCGGGCGGCGCGGCGAACGCGACCAGCTTCGCCGATACGATGCAGTCGGCGATCGCCAAGGTGAACGACGGCCAGCAGAAGGCGTCGGCGTTGTCCGAGCAGTACGAACGCGGCGAGACCGTCGACATCGCCAAGGTGATGCTCGCGCGTCAGGAAGCGTCGGTCGGCTTCGAGGCCACCTTGCAGGTCCGCAACAAGATCCTGTCCGCGTACAAGGACATCATGAGCATGCCGGTCTGA
- a CDS encoding sigma 54-interacting transcriptional regulator, which translates to MRSIMPTATVERAHLTLVSSLRAQGFAVQAPAARPQPNVAYLVADGEAVPAPARTLIVGDSGREVIPFRDGQPARIAYGHADAAVGNAFARALVGGPELPTAADPESLALLALAERVAQADITVLINGPTGTGKEVLARTIHLNSERRDGPFVAINCAALPETMLEAMLFGHQKGAFTGASSGGEGFFRAANGGTLLLDEIAEMPLNLQAKLLRVLQEREVVPIGATMPQPVDVRVVACANRDLQAEVAAGRFRADLYYRLSVFPLSTRALAERPQDIPALAATMILRHAGTRASVPWPSDAAIEKLVAHDWPGNVRELENVIQRALLFAGGDTIEADHIVFDRPSPAPRVAPLGGGDDNTLGQVVQFSEFAAIRETLAACGGSRIETAKRLGISERTLRYRLAKAREQGDDLAAGTSRMLSA; encoded by the coding sequence ATGCGATCGATCATGCCGACAGCCACCGTGGAGCGCGCGCACCTGACGCTCGTGTCCTCGCTGCGCGCGCAGGGCTTTGCGGTGCAGGCCCCCGCCGCCCGGCCGCAGCCGAACGTCGCCTATCTGGTCGCGGACGGCGAGGCGGTGCCCGCCCCGGCGCGCACGCTGATCGTCGGCGACAGCGGGCGCGAGGTGATCCCGTTCCGTGACGGCCAGCCGGCGCGAATCGCCTACGGCCATGCGGACGCCGCGGTCGGCAACGCCTTCGCCCGCGCGCTGGTCGGCGGGCCGGAGCTGCCGACCGCCGCCGATCCCGAGTCGCTGGCGCTGCTCGCACTGGCCGAGCGCGTCGCGCAGGCCGACATCACCGTGCTCATCAACGGCCCGACCGGCACCGGCAAGGAAGTGCTGGCACGCACCATCCACCTGAATTCGGAGCGCCGCGACGGCCCGTTCGTCGCGATCAACTGCGCCGCTTTGCCCGAAACGATGCTCGAGGCGATGCTGTTCGGTCACCAGAAGGGCGCGTTCACCGGCGCGTCGTCGGGCGGCGAAGGCTTCTTCCGCGCTGCCAATGGCGGCACCTTGCTGCTCGACGAGATCGCCGAGATGCCGCTCAACCTCCAGGCCAAGCTGCTGCGCGTGTTGCAGGAGCGCGAGGTGGTGCCGATCGGTGCGACGATGCCGCAGCCGGTCGACGTCCGCGTCGTCGCCTGCGCCAACCGCGACCTGCAGGCCGAAGTCGCCGCAGGCCGGTTCCGCGCCGATCTCTACTACCGCCTGTCGGTGTTCCCGCTGTCGACGCGCGCGCTCGCCGAGCGGCCGCAGGACATCCCGGCGCTCGCCGCGACGATGATCCTGCGCCACGCCGGCACCCGCGCCTCGGTGCCGTGGCCGAGCGACGCTGCAATCGAGAAGCTGGTCGCGCACGACTGGCCGGGCAACGTCCGCGAGCTGGAGAACGTCATTCAGCGCGCCTTGCTGTTCGCGGGCGGCGATACGATCGAGGCCGATCACATCGTGTTCGACCGCCCGTCGCCCGCGCCGCGCGTCGCCCCGCTGGGCGGCGGCGACGACAACACGCTGGGGCAGGTCGTGCAATTCTCCGAGTTCGCGGCGATCCGAGAGACGCTGGCAGCGTGCGGCGGCAGCCGGATCGAAACCGCCAAGCGGCTCGGCATCTCCGAGCGCACGCTGCGCTACCGGCTCGCCAAGGCGCGCGAGCAGGGTGACGACCTCGCCGCCGGCACCAGCCGGATGCTGTCGGCATGA
- the fliG gene encoding flagellar motor switch protein FliG, which yields MSEVATAPRIFTGVERAAVLMMLVGEEEAAAILQKLDPEEVRKLGTAMFAVADVSEEEVELVLDDFVGKARERTGITFNPGPKVEAVMTRALGRDKAESVLAQITPAEAVCEIDLLDWLDAKEIAAMLDKEHPQICAVLIANLDPAIGSQVLELLPELTQPDILHRIARLGPITPDAVDALRTLIASRTGGGSASGGGGASSTALQLGGAREAAKILQGARKSTEQRVMPKLLKMDRDIARQIEEAMFVFDNLLELDDKGLGTLIRNVDGDTLGRALKGVDEAARNRILGCMSARAASGIRDDMEARGPMKLSEVLEAQKAIIQIARNLAKDGTINLGAGDDDYV from the coding sequence GTGAGCGAGGTCGCGACCGCTCCGCGCATCTTCACCGGCGTCGAACGCGCCGCGGTGCTGATGATGCTCGTCGGTGAGGAAGAGGCCGCCGCAATCCTCCAGAAGCTTGACCCCGAAGAGGTCCGCAAGCTCGGCACCGCGATGTTCGCGGTCGCCGACGTCAGCGAGGAAGAGGTCGAGCTGGTGCTCGACGACTTCGTCGGCAAGGCGCGCGAGCGTACCGGCATCACCTTCAACCCCGGTCCGAAGGTCGAGGCGGTGATGACGCGCGCACTGGGCCGCGACAAGGCGGAGAGCGTGCTGGCGCAGATCACCCCGGCCGAGGCGGTGTGCGAGATCGACCTGCTCGACTGGCTGGATGCCAAGGAGATCGCGGCGATGCTCGACAAGGAGCATCCGCAGATCTGTGCGGTGCTGATCGCCAATCTGGATCCGGCGATCGGCAGCCAGGTGCTCGAACTGCTGCCCGAGCTGACGCAGCCCGACATCCTGCACCGCATCGCGCGGCTGGGGCCGATCACCCCCGATGCGGTCGACGCGTTGCGCACGCTGATCGCGAGCCGCACCGGCGGCGGCAGCGCGAGCGGCGGCGGCGGTGCGTCGTCGACCGCGCTGCAACTGGGCGGTGCGCGCGAGGCGGCGAAGATCCTGCAGGGCGCGCGCAAGTCGACCGAACAGCGCGTCATGCCCAAGCTGCTCAAGATGGACCGCGACATCGCGCGGCAGATCGAGGAGGCGATGTTCGTCTTCGACAACCTGCTGGAACTGGACGACAAGGGTCTGGGCACGCTGATCCGCAACGTCGACGGCGATACGTTGGGCCGCGCGCTGAAGGGTGTGGACGAGGCGGCGCGCAACCGCATCCTCGGCTGCATGTCGGCACGTGCCGCATCGGGCATCCGCGACGATATGGAAGCGCGCGGGCCGATGAAGCTGAGCGAAGTGCTCGAGGCGCAGAAGGCGATCATCCAGATCGCGCGCAACCTTGCCAAGGACGGCACGATCAACCTCGGGGCAGGCGACGACGATTATGTATGA
- the fliF gene encoding flagellar basal-body MS-ring/collar protein FliF produces MSNALAPNPQNPVPVTLVPEKFANPLRQIQGVMAQPAVRRAGPMALMVGLIGAAGLAWSALSTPPQKTLFSGLPDSDKAAVTTALSAANIPSHIDDSAGTLTVNEEDYSKARLLLAGQGLPKAAPGGYAILDELPMGVSRAVEGERLRQARETELARSIQEIDAVAEARVHLAMPEASVFVRDNAAPSASVVVKLQGGRSLSDAQVQSIVNLVASSVPGLKPDAVTIVDQMGGLLTKSGDGPDSANDKRIEFQRRVEDKYRQQLIQLLTPLVGAGNFTAEVQADVNLDETSATRESYDKEGRLRAETGNWTGNMAPGQAPGGIPGALSNTPPPASQLSTPQPATGNPGTPAATPTAGGPAPDPAKQTDAFQRAYDLNKEVSVTRAAPGNIKRLSVAVLLRDPEKTKRTAMEIQQINDLVKSAVGFDQTRNDNVTVISRKFADASTDASAAPKWYDNALVPMLARNLTALVIALLVLLLGVRPIAKALMKKREDATSPKEAAAIADGTRGQGAGSNGGSGEDGLDADGEQIAVHSPVSLDQIETSQSYEERIDAVRGFTRDNPARAALAVRDMLVADAKP; encoded by the coding sequence ATGAGCAACGCTCTCGCCCCCAATCCGCAGAACCCGGTGCCGGTCACGCTGGTCCCCGAGAAGTTCGCCAATCCGCTGCGCCAGATCCAGGGCGTGATGGCGCAGCCCGCAGTGCGGCGTGCCGGTCCGATGGCGTTGATGGTCGGGCTGATCGGCGCGGCCGGGCTCGCCTGGTCGGCGCTGTCGACCCCGCCGCAGAAGACGTTGTTCTCGGGGCTGCCCGATTCGGACAAGGCCGCGGTCACCACCGCGCTGTCGGCCGCGAACATTCCCAGCCATATCGACGATTCGGCGGGGACGCTGACCGTCAACGAAGAGGATTATTCCAAGGCGCGGCTGCTGCTCGCCGGGCAGGGCCTGCCCAAGGCGGCACCGGGTGGTTACGCGATCCTCGACGAGCTGCCGATGGGCGTCAGCCGCGCGGTCGAGGGCGAACGCCTGCGCCAGGCGCGCGAAACCGAGCTGGCGCGCTCGATCCAGGAGATCGATGCGGTCGCCGAGGCGCGCGTCCATCTCGCGATGCCAGAGGCGAGCGTGTTCGTGCGCGACAATGCCGCGCCGTCGGCGTCGGTGGTCGTCAAGCTGCAGGGTGGCCGCTCGCTGAGCGACGCGCAGGTCCAGTCGATCGTCAACCTCGTCGCCTCGTCGGTGCCGGGGCTGAAGCCCGACGCCGTGACGATCGTCGACCAGATGGGCGGGCTGCTCACCAAGTCGGGGGACGGCCCCGACAGCGCCAACGACAAGCGCATCGAATTCCAGCGCCGCGTCGAGGACAAATATCGCCAGCAGCTGATCCAGCTGCTCACGCCCTTGGTCGGCGCGGGCAATTTCACCGCCGAGGTGCAGGCCGACGTCAATCTCGACGAGACCAGCGCGACGCGCGAAAGCTACGACAAGGAAGGCCGGCTGCGCGCCGAGACCGGCAATTGGACGGGCAACATGGCACCGGGTCAGGCCCCCGGCGGCATTCCCGGTGCGCTGAGCAACACCCCGCCGCCCGCGTCGCAGCTGTCGACGCCGCAACCCGCGACCGGCAATCCCGGCACGCCCGCCGCCACGCCGACCGCCGGCGGCCCCGCGCCCGATCCGGCCAAGCAGACCGACGCGTTCCAGCGCGCCTACGACCTGAACAAGGAAGTCTCGGTCACGCGCGCGGCGCCGGGCAATATCAAGCGGCTGTCGGTCGCGGTGCTGTTGCGCGATCCCGAGAAGACCAAGCGCACCGCGATGGAGATCCAGCAGATCAACGATCTGGTGAAGAGCGCGGTCGGCTTCGACCAGACGCGCAACGACAACGTCACGGTCATCAGCCGCAAGTTCGCCGACGCCAGCACCGACGCCAGCGCCGCACCGAAATGGTACGACAATGCACTGGTGCCGATGCTCGCGCGCAACCTGACCGCGCTCGTCATCGCGTTGCTGGTGCTGCTGCTCGGCGTGCGTCCGATCGCCAAGGCGCTGATGAAGAAGCGCGAGGATGCCACGTCGCCCAAGGAAGCCGCCGCGATCGCCGATGGCACGCGGGGCCAGGGTGCGGGATCGAACGGCGGATCGGGCGAGGACGGCCTCGACGCCGACGGCGAGCAGATCGCGGTCCACTCGCCGGTCAGCCTCGACCAGATCGAGACCAGCCAGAGCTACGAGGAACGGATCGACGCGGTGCGCGGCTTCACGCGCGACAATCCGGCGCGCGCGGCGCTGGCGGTGCGTGACATGCTCGTCGCGGACGCCAAGCCGTGA
- a CDS encoding flagellin, producing MTVINTNTSAMRATNASTAASKSLATSMERLSTGKRINSAKDDAAGLAIANRMTSQTKAMAMAVRNANDGISLAQTAEGAMGEVTNMLTRMKELATQSANGTLQDSDRTALQSEMTQLTAEVNNVAKTTSFNGVNLLDGSSTSVKLQTGINANQNISMSLTDTRASTLGLTAAVKGTAVTATAIAAGGVVVNGQDIGAVVAGDKDASKIATAINSAVSNVTATAKNSVTASVGTPTTGNTLVIGSTTVTMTDNEKDAASVAAKINSTLAGVSGNKIAATTDTTGKLVLTSSDGSNIALTDTNSILSGAKDGLNNAVTTGATAVTVRGNVSIEAASGTALTISGTAVADAGLTAASTSAISISSQTGASAAMSVIDGALDKISSARGTMGAAQNRLESTVNNLTTTATNLSDAKSRIEDADFSTETTALAKAQILGQASTAMLAQANQSQQGVMKLLG from the coding sequence ATGACCGTGATCAACACCAACACCTCGGCGATGCGCGCCACCAACGCTTCGACCGCTGCGAGCAAGTCGCTGGCGACCTCGATGGAGCGTCTGTCGACCGGCAAGCGCATCAACTCGGCGAAGGACGACGCCGCCGGCCTCGCGATCGCCAACCGCATGACCAGCCAGACCAAGGCGATGGCGATGGCCGTCCGCAACGCCAACGACGGCATCAGCCTGGCGCAGACCGCCGAAGGCGCGATGGGCGAAGTCACCAACATGCTGACCCGCATGAAGGAACTGGCCACCCAGTCGGCCAACGGCACGCTGCAGGACTCGGATCGCACCGCGCTCCAGTCGGAAATGACCCAGCTCACCGCCGAAGTGAACAACGTCGCCAAGACGACCTCGTTCAACGGCGTCAACCTGCTCGACGGCAGTTCCACCTCGGTCAAGCTGCAGACCGGCATCAACGCCAACCAGAACATCAGCATGTCGCTGACCGACACCCGCGCCTCGACGCTGGGCCTGACGGCGGCGGTCAAGGGTACGGCGGTCACCGCGACGGCGATCGCTGCGGGTGGCGTGGTCGTCAACGGCCAGGATATCGGCGCAGTGGTTGCCGGCGACAAGGACGCCAGCAAGATCGCCACCGCCATCAACTCCGCGGTTTCGAACGTCACCGCCACCGCCAAGAACAGCGTCACCGCCAGCGTCGGCACGCCGACCACCGGCAACACGCTGGTCATCGGGTCGACCACCGTCACGATGACCGACAACGAGAAGGACGCTGCGTCGGTCGCCGCCAAGATCAACAGCACGCTGGCGGGTGTCTCGGGCAACAAGATCGCCGCCACCACCGACACGACGGGCAAGCTGGTCCTGACCAGCAGCGACGGCAGCAACATCGCGCTGACCGACACCAACAGCATCCTGTCGGGTGCCAAGGACGGCTTGAACAACGCGGTGACGACCGGTGCGACCGCCGTGACGGTGCGCGGCAACGTGTCGATCGAAGCGGCGTCGGGCACCGCGCTGACGATCTCGGGCACCGCGGTGGCAGACGCCGGCCTGACGGCGGCCAGCACCTCGGCGATCTCGATCTCGTCGCAGACCGGCGCATCGGCGGCGATGTCGGTGATCGACGGCGCGCTCGACAAGATCTCGTCGGCTCGCGGCACGATGGGTGCGGCGCAGAACCGGCTGGAATCGACGGTCAACAACCTGACCACCACCGCGACCAACCTGTCGGACGCGAAGAGCCGCATCGAGGACGCCGACTTCTCGACCGAGACGACCGCGCTCGCCAAGGCGCAGATCCTCGGCCAGGCCTCGACCGCGATGCTGGCGCAGGCCAACCAGTCGCAGCAGGGCGTGATGAAGCTGCTCGGCTAA